The following proteins are co-located in the Tenrec ecaudatus isolate mTenEca1 chromosome 11, mTenEca1.hap1, whole genome shotgun sequence genome:
- the LOC142461664 gene encoding small ribosomal subunit protein eS12-like codes for MAEEGIASGGVMDVNTALQEVLKTALIHDGLARGIREAAKALDKRQAHLCVLASNCDEPMYVKLVEALCAEHQINLIKADDNKKLGEWVGLCKIDREGKPRKVVGCSCVVVKDYGKESQAKDVIEEYFKCKK; via the coding sequence ATGGCCGAGGAAGGCATTGCTTCTGGAGGTGTAATGGACGTTAACACTGCATTACAAGAGGTGCTGAAGACCGCCCTCATCCACGATGGCCTGGCACGTGGAATCCGCGAAGCTGCCAAAGCCTTAGACAAGCGCCAAGCTCATCTTTGTGTGCTTGCATCCAACTGTGATGAGCCGATGTATGTCAAGCTGGTGGAGGCCCTATGTGCTGAACACCAGATCAACCTCATTAAGGCTGATGACAACAAGAAACTAGGAGAGTGGGTGGGCCTCTGCAAAATTGATAGAGAAGGAAAACCCCGGAAAGTGGTTGGTTGCAGTTGTGTGGTTGTTAAGGACTATGGCAAAGAATCTCAAGCCAAGGATGTTATTGAAGAATACTTTAAATGCAAAAAATGA